The Phoenix dactylifera cultivar Barhee BC4 chromosome 12, palm_55x_up_171113_PBpolish2nd_filt_p, whole genome shotgun sequence genome has a window encoding:
- the LOC103705067 gene encoding uncharacterized protein LOC103705067 isoform X4, with the protein MARASLHFSKPSVAASLVKNGGSGGNHGKSRVLILGGTGRVGGSTATALSKLCPSFQILIAGRNRERGAELVSTLGENFEFVELNINNAKMMEAALEGVDLVVHAAGPFQRKEKCTVLEAAISTKTAYVDVCDDTDYARRAKCFHQKAVAAGIPAITTGGIYPGVSNVMAAELVRFAQSENAGEPERLRFFYYTGGSGGAGPTILVTSFLLLGEDVIAYNKGEKIKLKPYSGGLNIDFGKGIGKRDVYLLNLPEVRSAHEILGVPTVSARFGTSPFFWNWGMEAIANFVPADILRDKSKVQTLAQLFDPFVRAIDGIAGQRVSIRVDLECSNGQCTLGLFTHKNLSVRV; encoded by the exons ATGGCGCGAGCTTCCCTCCATTTTTCGAAACCCTCGGTGGCTGCCTCCCTCGTCAAAAATGGCGGGAGCGGAGGGAACCATGGGAAATCTCGGGTCCTCATCTTGGGAGGAACCGGGAGGGTCGGTGGCTCCACCGCCACTGCTCTTTCCAAGCTCTGTCCCTCCTTCCAAATCCTTATCGCTGGAAGAAATAG GGAGAGAGGTGCCGAGCTAGTCTCTACACTTGGTGAAAATTTTGAGTTTGTTGAACTTAACATTAACAATGCAAAAATGATGGAAGCAGCTTTAGAAG GTGTGGATCTAGTAGTTCATGCAGCTGGCCCTTTTCAGCGCAAAGAGAAGTGCACAGTCTTGGAAGCTGCAATCTCTACTAAG ACAGCATATGTAGATGTTTGTGACGATACAGACTATGCAAGGAGAGCAAAATGTTTTCATCAAAAGGCAGTAGCTGCTGGCATTCCAGCTATAACAACTGGTGGAATTTATCCTGGAGTTAGCAATG TTATGGCAGCTGAACTAGTGCGCTTTGCCCAAAGTGAAAATGCTGGCGAGCCGGAGAGGTTAAG ATTCTTCTACTACACTGGAGGTTCTGGTGGTGCTGGTCCAACTATATTGGTTACAAGTTTTTTGCTGCTGGGGGAGGATGTTATTGCTTATAATAAAG GAGAAAAGATCAAATTAAAGCCATATAGTGGAGGGCTCAATATTGACTTTGGAAAAGGGATTGGGAAAAGAGACGTATACTTGTT GAACTTGCCTGAAGTCAGAAGCGCTCATGAGATTTTAGGCGTTCCAACTGTCAGTGCTCGATTTGGCACATCCCCATTTTTCTGGAACTGGGGAATGGAAGCTATTGCAAATTTCGTTCCTGCT GATATTCTGCGAGATAAAAGTAAAGTTCAAACCTTAGCTCAACTCTTTGACCCTTTCGTGCGAGCCATTGATGGCATTGCAGGACAGCGCGTATCCATAAGG GTAGACTTGGAGTGCTCAAATGGACAGTGTACTCTTGGTTTATTCACACACAAAAACCTTTCAGT